In a single window of the Niabella ginsenosidivorans genome:
- a CDS encoding nucleoside recognition domain-containing protein, giving the protein MVLSRIWSAFILIALTVALGRFLFQPGQEQIFSQLVTGKGGDTLVSRQATAQAIPATVQSRISASHPVANWNGLNVAKNADGTFLVFQLQGTNGVFDTTRDAVNLCIGLIGIMALFMGFMNIAEKAGGIRFLSRIIGPFFSKIFPDVPKDHPAMGHMVMNYSANLLGLDNAATPFGIKSMESLQELNPSKETASNAQIMFLCLHASGLTLIPTVIIADRVTLKSQFPTEVFIPCMIATFVATIAALFIVAARQKIKVFQPVIILWVMGITAVFTALILYVRVLDAKGVQLFSTTLSNGLILLIFLLIILGAIYKKTAIFDDFIDGAKGGFETSVRIIPYLVGLLIAISMLRNSGAFDFVMDGIKYVFHLCGGDPRIVDALPTALLKPFSGSGARAMMIDTLKTHGPDSFVGNLTSVFRGAADTTFYIIAVYFGAVGIKNTRYSVGAMLLADLAGVLTAIAVSYLFFK; this is encoded by the coding sequence ATGGTACTGAGCAGGATTTGGTCGGCATTTATATTGATTGCATTAACAGTAGCCCTGGGAAGGTTTTTATTTCAACCCGGCCAGGAACAGATCTTCAGTCAGCTGGTAACGGGTAAAGGGGGCGATACCCTCGTGAGCCGCCAGGCAACTGCACAGGCTATTCCTGCAACTGTACAGTCCCGGATTTCGGCCAGCCACCCGGTGGCTAACTGGAACGGGCTGAATGTTGCCAAAAATGCAGACGGAACCTTTCTTGTGTTTCAGTTGCAGGGCACCAATGGTGTTTTTGATACTACCAGGGATGCTGTGAACCTGTGCATCGGTCTTATCGGTATTATGGCGTTGTTCATGGGCTTTATGAATATAGCCGAAAAGGCGGGGGGCATCCGGTTTTTATCAAGGATCATCGGGCCGTTCTTTTCAAAGATATTTCCGGATGTACCTAAAGACCATCCTGCCATGGGCCATATGGTTATGAATTATTCCGCTAATTTATTGGGGTTAGATAACGCCGCCACTCCTTTTGGCATAAAGTCCATGGAAAGCCTGCAGGAATTAAATCCCAGTAAAGAAACAGCCAGCAATGCACAGATCATGTTTCTGTGCCTGCATGCATCGGGCTTAACATTAATACCCACCGTGATCATAGCAGACCGGGTGACCCTTAAATCGCAGTTTCCTACAGAAGTGTTTATTCCCTGCATGATTGCTACGTTTGTGGCTACCATTGCAGCATTGTTTATTGTGGCTGCCCGGCAAAAGATAAAAGTGTTTCAGCCAGTGATCATTCTATGGGTAATGGGCATTACTGCCGTATTTACCGCGCTGATCCTGTATGTGCGGGTGCTGGATGCAAAGGGGGTTCAGTTGTTTTCCACTACATTGAGCAATGGCCTTATTCTCCTCATTTTTTTACTGATCATACTGGGGGCCATCTATAAAAAAACAGCCATTTTTGATGATTTTATTGATGGTGCCAAAGGCGGATTTGAAACATCCGTGAGGATCATTCCTTACCTGGTAGGGCTGCTGATCGCCATCAGTATGCTGCGTAACAGTGGCGCTTTTGATTTTGTAATGGATGGTATTAAGTATGTGTTTCACCTGTGCGGGGGTGATCCCCGTATTGTAGATGCCCTGCCTACCGCGTTGTTAAAGCCGTTCAGCGGCAGCGGTGCACGGGCTATGATGATTGATACGTTAAAAACACACGGCCCCGATTCTTTTGTAGGAAACCTTACTTCCGTATTCAGAGGGGCGGCAGATACTACTTTTTATATCATTGCCGTTTATTTTGGAGCCGTGGGTATTAAAAACACCCGTTATTCCGTGGGGGCAATGCTATTGGCTGACCTGGCAGGTGTGTTAACGGCAATAGCAGTAAGCTATTTGTTTTTTAAATAA
- a CDS encoding carbonic anhydrase produces the protein MKSYEKLLANNKEWAAQKLKVNNHFFDNLAESQSPEFLWIGCSDSRVPANEITGTTSGEIFVHRNIANLVVHTDINLISVLEYAVAHLKVKHVIVCGHYGCGGVKAALSNDDFHQVLNMWLREIKDVYYKNKEELELIKDEKDRLNRMVELNVKEQVEKLAKTSIIQKAWKERGAPVLHGWVYGLADGQLHPLHTIQPNTTTIDPIYIYDDLK, from the coding sequence ATGAAATCTTACGAAAAATTATTAGCAAACAATAAAGAATGGGCCGCTCAGAAATTAAAAGTAAACAATCATTTTTTTGACAATCTTGCAGAATCACAAAGCCCGGAGTTCCTGTGGATCGGCTGCAGTGATAGCCGTGTGCCTGCCAACGAAATTACCGGTACCACTTCCGGTGAGATCTTTGTGCACCGTAATATTGCCAACCTGGTTGTACATACAGACATTAACCTGATCAGCGTTCTGGAATATGCTGTAGCGCATTTAAAGGTAAAGCATGTGATCGTTTGCGGGCATTATGGCTGTGGTGGTGTTAAAGCAGCTCTGAGCAATGATGACTTTCACCAGGTGCTGAACATGTGGCTGCGGGAGATCAAAGATGTTTACTATAAAAACAAAGAGGAGCTGGAGCTTATTAAAGATGAAAAGGACAGGCTGAACCGTATGGTGGAGCTAAACGTAAAAGAGCAGGTAGAAAAACTGGCCAAAACATCTATTATCCAGAAAGCATGGAAAGAAAGAGGCGCTCCTGTGCTGCACGGCTGGGTATACGGACTGGCAGACGGGCAGCTTCACCCATTGCATACTATTCAGCCCAATACAACAACAATTGACCCAATCTATATTTATGACGACCTTAAATAA